The following proteins are encoded in a genomic region of Candidatus Thermoplasmatota archaeon:
- the purL gene encoding phosphoribosylformylglycinamidine synthase subunit PurL, with product MSTDRLYIRREVPFELVDIDLEGASDDDLQELSRESGTGLSLEEMHRVRKHFKDKGRNPTDVEFQSLGQAWSEHCCYKSSKVFLKQYVFGINNRQVIDRGDAGVMEFDKDHAYALRIESHNHPSAVEPYGGAATGIGGIIRDVLCMGAQPIALVDPLFFGPLDYPFEKLPPGIKHPKYLFGGIVAGIRDYGNRVGLPTISGGVWFDESYVGNCLVNVGCVGIAEKKDIRRNAVKGPGDVLVLVGGRTGRDGIHGVTFASAVLTKESETESRGAVQLGDPIMKEPVIHALLDANEKGLVNGMKDLGGGGLSCVVGEIALAGGCGAEVDLSKVPLKEEGLAPWEIWVSESQERMMLSVSPKNVDEVLHVFRLWDVPATPVGKVMREKSVRLFFQGEKVFDLELEFLTAGPVYCRPCSVERSKKRKAEKVPKVKERYDKDLLKLLASPNICNKDWVIRQYDHEVRGNTVIKPLQGKLGHSSHGDAAVLKPVEDSFRGLAIATASNPFAVGTDPYRGGKICVDEMCRNLAAVGARPHSFTNCLNFGNPEKPDRLWLFREAVRGMGEVAKTLNIPTPSGNVSFYNEASSGAVLPTPTLLGCGIVRDVRKCVTSDLKREGNTIAIVGATQPEMGASEYYRQTKSNSRKVPDVDIGSLRAGIDVVIGGIERSAIVACHDISDGGLAVALAEMCIGGDIGAEVDLTRMEKLRSDVRLFSESSSRWVVELRSGKEKQLPKDRRTRIVRLGSVRGSSLRMTANKTLVDLDVGELAESFNSTLWRLVG from the coding sequence ATGTCAACTGACAGGTTGTACATTCGACGGGAGGTCCCTTTCGAGCTTGTGGATATCGACCTAGAAGGCGCGAGCGACGATGACCTTCAAGAGCTGAGCAGGGAGAGCGGGACCGGCCTCTCTCTCGAGGAGATGCATCGAGTAAGGAAGCACTTCAAGGACAAGGGCAGGAACCCTACGGATGTGGAGTTCCAGTCGCTCGGCCAGGCCTGGAGCGAACACTGTTGCTACAAGAGCTCGAAGGTCTTCCTGAAGCAGTACGTGTTCGGCATCAACAACCGGCAGGTCATCGACCGAGGCGACGCCGGAGTCATGGAGTTTGACAAGGATCATGCTTATGCTCTCAGGATAGAGAGCCACAACCATCCGAGTGCGGTGGAGCCGTACGGCGGTGCCGCCACGGGCATCGGCGGGATCATCAGGGACGTCCTGTGCATGGGCGCTCAGCCGATCGCGCTTGTGGACCCGCTCTTCTTCGGACCGTTGGACTATCCTTTCGAGAAACTCCCGCCCGGGATAAAGCATCCGAAATACCTTTTCGGAGGCATCGTCGCAGGCATACGGGATTACGGGAACAGGGTCGGCCTTCCGACCATCTCAGGAGGCGTCTGGTTCGATGAGAGCTATGTCGGCAATTGCCTCGTGAACGTCGGCTGCGTCGGCATCGCGGAGAAGAAGGACATCCGAAGGAACGCGGTGAAGGGTCCTGGGGATGTCCTCGTCCTTGTCGGCGGCAGGACCGGAAGGGACGGCATACACGGAGTCACTTTCGCATCGGCAGTGCTGACGAAGGAGAGCGAGACCGAATCGAGAGGGGCAGTGCAGCTCGGGGACCCCATCATGAAGGAGCCTGTGATACACGCCCTCCTCGATGCGAACGAGAAGGGGCTCGTGAACGGCATGAAGGACCTCGGAGGCGGAGGACTGTCGTGCGTCGTCGGCGAGATCGCCCTTGCTGGAGGCTGCGGTGCCGAGGTGGACCTGTCCAAGGTCCCGCTGAAGGAGGAGGGGTTGGCGCCTTGGGAGATATGGGTGTCCGAGTCCCAGGAGAGAATGATGCTCTCAGTGTCGCCAAAGAACGTGGACGAAGTCCTGCACGTGTTCAGGCTCTGGGATGTTCCCGCAACCCCGGTCGGCAAGGTAATGCGTGAGAAATCTGTGAGACTCTTCTTCCAGGGCGAGAAGGTGTTCGATCTTGAGCTGGAGTTCCTGACGGCCGGTCCGGTCTACTGCAGACCGTGCAGCGTAGAGAGATCGAAGAAGAGGAAGGCGGAGAAAGTACCCAAGGTCAAGGAGAGGTACGACAAGGATCTCCTGAAGCTTCTCGCATCTCCGAACATATGCAACAAGGACTGGGTTATCAGGCAGTACGATCACGAGGTCCGAGGGAACACCGTCATCAAACCGCTTCAGGGAAAGCTGGGCCACTCGAGCCACGGGGATGCAGCCGTGTTGAAGCCCGTGGAAGACTCGTTCAGAGGACTCGCGATCGCGACCGCATCGAACCCGTTCGCGGTCGGCACCGACCCGTACCGCGGGGGGAAGATCTGCGTCGACGAGATGTGCAGGAACCTCGCGGCCGTTGGCGCCAGACCTCACTCGTTCACGAACTGTCTGAACTTCGGAAACCCGGAGAAGCCTGACAGGCTCTGGCTGTTCAGGGAGGCGGTGAGAGGCATGGGCGAGGTCGCGAAGACGCTCAACATCCCGACACCGTCCGGCAACGTCAGTTTCTACAACGAGGCCTCATCGGGAGCTGTTCTGCCGACGCCGACCCTGCTCGGCTGCGGCATCGTCCGGGACGTCAGGAAGTGCGTCACCTCCGACCTCAAACGAGAGGGCAACACGATTGCCATCGTCGGAGCCACCCAGCCGGAGATGGGGGCGTCGGAGTACTACAGGCAGACCAAGAGCAATTCCAGGAAGGTCCCGGATGTCGACATCGGCTCGCTGCGGGCGGGCATAGACGTGGTCATCGGCGGGATCGAACGCTCAGCGATCGTAGCATGCCATGACATCTCGGACGGCGGCCTCGCGGTCGCACTGGCTGAGATGTGCATCGGAGGAGACATCGGAGCTGAGGTCGACCTCACCAGGATGGAGAAACTCAGGTCAGATGTGCGCCTGTTCTCCGAGAGCAGCAGCCGATGGGTTGTCGAGCTCAGGAGCGGCAAGGAGAAGCAGCTGCCCAAGGACAGGAGGACCAGGATCGTCAGACTCGGGTCGGTCAGAGGCTCCTCCCTCAGGATGACCGCGAACAAGACCCTGGTCGATCTCGATGTGGGGGAGCTTGCCGAAAGCTTCAACTCGACCCTGTGGAGGCTGGTAGGATGA
- a CDS encoding tRNA (adenine-N1)-methyltransferase, whose product MIPEGTRLLLVDQNGKKFVVKAAKHMIEVGGLGVVSGEALCNSSFGDSLVIGGRQFIILKPSVKDLLGIIERRAQVIIPKDSFMIPFYLDIGHGSRVIEGGVGSGALTVVLLRAVGPSGKVYSFETRKDFADIARRNVALSENESAWELKIDDICTAKLEQGVDAAVVDIPNPWDAVENIVKALRAGGHICCYVPNANQLEQAVRKMRDVGLAETIAFETLQREMVVHEGGVRPSFDMLGHTGYLAFGRKMRS is encoded by the coding sequence ATGATTCCCGAAGGCACTCGCCTGCTGCTGGTAGACCAGAACGGAAAGAAATTCGTCGTCAAGGCGGCCAAGCACATGATAGAGGTCGGGGGCCTAGGGGTAGTGAGTGGCGAGGCGCTCTGCAATTCCTCATTCGGCGACAGTTTGGTGATCGGTGGACGACAGTTCATAATCTTGAAGCCCAGCGTCAAGGACCTTCTCGGGATAATAGAGCGGAGGGCACAGGTCATTATTCCAAAGGACAGTTTCATGATACCCTTCTACCTCGACATCGGGCACGGAAGCAGGGTAATCGAGGGCGGCGTGGGATCTGGAGCGCTCACGGTGGTCCTTCTGAGAGCCGTCGGCCCGTCCGGAAAGGTCTACTCCTTCGAAACGAGGAAGGACTTTGCCGACATTGCTAGACGCAATGTCGCGCTCTCCGAGAACGAGTCCGCATGGGAGCTGAAGATAGATGACATCTGCACCGCGAAGCTTGAGCAGGGAGTGGACGCTGCGGTCGTGGACATCCCGAACCCTTGGGATGCGGTCGAGAACATCGTGAAGGCGCTCAGGGCAGGCGGGCACATTTGCTGCTATGTCCCTAATGCGAACCAGCTCGAGCAGGCCGTCAGGAAGATGCGCGATGTGGGGCTTGCGGAGACGATCGCTTTCGAGACTCTGCAGAGAGAGATGGTCGTGCACGAAGGCGGCGTGAGGCCGAGCTTCGACATGCTCGGGCATACGGGTTATCTTGCTTTTGGAAGGAAGATGCGCAGCTGA
- the purS gene encoding phosphoribosylformylglycinamidine synthase subunit PurS, whose product MAIAEVRVELKKGVADPEGKNTLKALELLGFEGLKDVKTVKVFDILMDEDAGEAEKKVDEMCRKLLANPVIHNYSIKIK is encoded by the coding sequence ATGGCTATCGCAGAGGTCAGGGTCGAGCTGAAGAAGGGGGTGGCCGACCCTGAGGGCAAGAATACTCTTAAGGCGCTCGAACTGCTTGGGTTCGAAGGGCTGAAGGATGTCAAGACCGTGAAGGTCTTCGACATCCTCATGGACGAAGACGCTGGGGAGGCAGAGAAGAAAGTGGACGAGATGTGCAGAAAGCTTCTTGCCAACCCCGTGATACACAACTATTCTATCAAGATCAAGTGA